From the Mastacembelus armatus chromosome 14, fMasArm1.2, whole genome shotgun sequence genome, one window contains:
- the LOC113143250 gene encoding lissencephaly-1 homolog B, translated as MVLSQRQRDELNRAIADYLRSNGYEEAYSTFKKEAELDMNEEVDKKYAGLLEKKWTSVIRLQKKVMELESKLNEAKEEMTHGGSVGQKRDPKEWIPRPPERYALSGHRAPVTRVIFHPVFSVMVTASEDATIKVWDYEAGDFERTLKGHTDSVQDISFDQSGKLLASCSADMSIKLWDFQGFECIRTMHGHDHNVSSVAIMPNGDHIVSASRDKTIKMWEVATGYCVKTFTGHREWVRMVRPNQDGSLIASCSNDQTVRVWVVTSKECKAELREHEHVVECIAWAPDSAHPTILEATGSESKKSGKPGPFLLSGSRDKTIKMWDVSTGICLMTLVGHDNWVRGVLFHPGGRFIVSCADDKTIRIWDYKNKRCMKTLCAHEHFVTSLDFHKTAPYVVTGSVDQTVKVWECR; from the exons ATGGTGCTgtcacagagacaaagagatgaACT AAACCGAGCTATAGCTGATTATCTCCGTTCCAATGGATACGAGGAAGCCTACTCTACCTTCAAGAAGGAGGCAGAATTAGATATG AATGAAGAGGTAGATAAAAAGTATGCAGGGCTTTTGGAAAAGAAATGGACCTCAGTCATCAGGTTACAGAAGAAG GTGATGGAGCTAGAGTCAAAGTTGAATGAGGCAAAAGAAGAGATGACACACGGAGGATCTGTGGGTCAGAAGAGAGACCCCAAGGAGTGGATCCCTCGTCCCCCAGAGAGATACGCCCTGAGTGGGCACCGTGCTCCAGTGACACGTGTCATATTTCAccctgtcttctctgtcatgGTCACAGCCTCTGAGGATGCTACCATCAAG GTGTGGGACTATGAGGCAGGAGACTTTGAACGAACCCTAAAGGGCCACACAGACTCTGTGCAGGACATCTCCTTTGACCAGTCAGGAAAGCTGCTGGCTTCATGTTCGGCTGACATGAGCATCAAACTTTGGGACTTTCAGGGGTTTGAGTGCATCCGAACAATGCATG GACACGACCACAATGTGTCGTCTGTAGCCATCATGCCAAACGGTGACCACATAGTGTCTGCCTCCAGAGACAAAACCATCAAGATGTGGGAGGTGGCCACTGG GTACTGTGTGAAGACATTCACTGGCCACAGGGAGTGGGTGAGGATGGTACGTCCCAACCAGGATGGCTCATTGATCGCTAGCTGCTCCAATGACCAGACGGTGCGTGTCTGGGTGGTCACCTCAAAGGAGTGCAAAGCTGAGTTGCGGGAGCATGAACATGTTGTAGAGTGTATTGCCTGGGCCCCTGACAGTGCTCACCCCACCATCCTGGAGGCCACAGGCTCTGAG agCAAGAAGAGTGGAAAGCCTGGTCCCTTCCTTCTCTCTGGCTCCAGagataaaaccattaaaatgtGGGATGTCAGTACTGGCATCTGCCTTATGACTCTG GTGGGACATGACAATTGGGTGCGTGGGGTGTTGTTTCATCCTGGAGGAAGATTCATAGTGAGCTGTGCTGATGACAAAACCATTAGGATCTGGGACTACAAGAACAAGCGCTGCATGAAGACCCTCTGTGCCCATGAACACTTTGTTACCTCTCTGG ATTTCCACAAGACTGCTCCCTACGTGGTGACAGGCAGTGTTGATCAGACAGTCAAAGTCTGGGAGTGCCGCTGA
- the LOC113142516 gene encoding clustered mitochondria protein homolog gives MGNIVQCCHALSNYFKCKDATPQAEAERSPLLSSEESECDSQSLLDDLEDDVLTVSTSVTNPALEPEHFLFPDIILSSSLGGDVTLVEPMVCLLVSEEEDGRGEALRVDEPAGGERSNTGRNRVHSEVETQTEAETQIGMGVQTQTESKAEVQTQTETLEHNNETEEREDNTLIKEMTVDVKEKITENSLRQVDVHTKSQSSQTSQWTLSEVVTDGLSKTQNKDMLDSALNSKMYFGDLETEAEQENLEKNHIQEHISQKEDNTKKKAELATDKENVFQLQLDTVVVQENTCHTLQIQGKEPNIKNTNNMEKNNALVESQKKPTKCSINNADTVENVDLTQQKNLDIEQTMETVVSDNSITTKTSIHWPEDPSVQAADQSFLNAGHVQCQENLYPPKGDSKTGLQHVLEMETALQQLGEEEAEMKQMTLFLVDKLFLAAPHVKAPLRQTEETEEDDGLKQPDADKRKELSLSDLVDLQQTDFTVRIQPPGTESFELQVSGQMLVAELCQVLMDHELTCHRTCFSLQMGGFTLDSLTELCSLQGIQDGALIKVVEDSYSVRDARLHLRHVRDLLRSLDPADAYNGVNGSSLSYLTFYTRGEKDSERVGMRRASEKESVDCSPPEYILPGSKDRPLTPLQPITNDWKPLQCLRVLTMSSWNPPPGNRKMHGDLMYLNVLTMEDKELNITSSTRGFYLNQSTAFHFNPKPAVPKLLCHSLVELLSQVSPAFRKNFSALQKKRVQQHPYERITAPFQVFTWTARHEDHTLDCIRVEETHTSHMGQDEHTAGQSRDWNEELQGSRELSRNSYQERLHRDRSLFKTNSDFVAAATRGAVAVIDGNVMPLNPGEAPHMQMFIWNNLFFSLGFDISEHYHPLGGNSAAHAAAVCDLRGAQAYASVDTEGLYTLGTAVVDYRGIRVIAQTIVPGILEKNEEQSVVYGSNDYGETVFTHPRFLELLDKTSKPLRLQRHQVLDHNNSPVELCSGIETKGILGNDGRPYILDLLRTFPPDLNFLFSETKVRGEEVPKECQSFGFPQRHPHSLASLRPELIEAFVQHRYELYVKMVSPGLSQLKEKNKSTDHPVCESRTGDTATADADMEFQRRNMIIKACKAVGSVSDSYFDIRFNPDVCSPGVRFSSVCFEDVQGQRQLLWDAAAFLLSSQIPAVLKDCLDHTAVPMDGATLTSVLHQRGVNVRYLGTLLQELDRVEEKGRLSHIERISVSEVIIRSAKHIFRTYLQDVEPAAFSAAVSHFLNCLLGSSPCFPDSCPDELLSRRRSRRRRSHGSRATLLTDNMWARLTPGELWGRIRTEAEDYYHYTLHSKSIDEVIEKHNLQRISLLREMAIKTGIQVQLRDYVFESRHRPVFGEEDVVNMFPVVKHLKPTSTDATQLVQHAQVAVQQGLLKDGYELISQALTLFSSVCGALHEDVCMCLRLLGRLSYILGQYADAFSHQEKAVMCNERIQGIDHPQTIQDYTYLALYCFAGNNHSTSLQLLYRARYLILLVNGADHPQIILLDSMLGLVLHGLMEYELSLKFLQNALNLTSKYHGTASLKHAHSHHLLATVYESKGEFRSALQHEKEAYSIYKSQVGVNHDRTKESSEYLQRLTQQAVMLQKAINHIYSNTPGASIPPPKFSTPNLLTILQQLNLICGIILIPLSAKEVADLKTELKGKEKVEELKNQL, from the exons ATGGGAAACATAGTCCAATGTTGTCACGCTCTGTCAAACTACTTTAAGTGTAAGGATGCAACACCCCAGGCTGAGGCAGAAAGATCCCCTCTGCTATCCAGCGAAGAGAGCGAATGTGACTCGCAGAGCCTGCTAGATGACCTGGAAGATGACGTGTTGACCGTCTCCACCAGTGTGACAAACCCAGCCCTCGAACCAGAGCACTTTCTATTTCCTGACATCATCCTAAGCAGCAGCCTGGGAGGCGACGTGACTCTGGTGGAGCCAATGGTGTGTTTGCTGGTgtctgaggaggaagatggaagAGGCGAGGCACTGAGGGTGGATGAGCCAGCTGGTGGAGAGAGGAGCAACACGGGGAGAAACAGGGTTCACTCCGAGGTTGAGACACAGACTGAAGCGGAGACACAGATCGGTATGGGGGTACAGACTCAGACAGAGTCAAAGGCAGAGgttcagacacaaacagaaacacttgaACACAATAATGagactgaggagagagaagataATACACTGATAAAAGAGATGACTGTGGATGTTAAAGAAAAAATCACTGAAAACTCACTGAGACAGGTGGATGTGCACACAAAGTCACAATCATCGCAAACATCACAATGGACACTCTCAGAAGTTGTGACTGATGGGCTGTCAAAGACGCAAAACAAAGACATGCTGGACTCTGCTCTGAACAGCAAGATGTACTTTGGAGATTTAGAGACGGAAGCTGAACAGGAAAACctggaaaaaaatcacatccaGGAGCATATTTCTCAAAAAGAAGACAATACCAAGAAAAAAGCGGAGTTAGCCACTGATAAAGAAAACGTGTTTCAGTTGCAACTGGATACTGTTGTGGTTCAGGAAAACACATGCCACACCTTACAGATACAAGGCAAGGaaccaaatataaaaaatacaaacaatatggaaaaaaacaacGCTCTGGTGGAGTCACAGAAGAAGCCAACAAAATGCAGCATCAACAACGCTGATACTGTGGAGAACGTTGACCTGACACAGCAGAAGAATCTGGATATTGAACAGACTATGGAGACTGTGGTATCAGATAACAGTATCACCACAAAAACAAGCATACACTGGCCCGAGGACCCCTCCGTTCAGGCCGCGGATCAGTCTTTTTTAAATGCAGGTCATGTTCAATGCCAGGAGAACTTGTACCCACCAAAGGGGGACAGCAAGACTGGTCTGCAGCATGTTTTGGAGATGGAGACAGCATTGCAGCAGTTGGGGGAGGAAGAAGCTGAGATGAAGCAAATGACCTTGTTTTTAGTTGACAAGCTGTTTCTGGCAGCACCACATGTCAAAG CACCTCTACGGCAGACTGAAGAAACTGAAGAGGATGATGGCCTGAAGCAGCCTGATGCTGATAAAAGGAAAGAACTTAGCCTCAGTGACCTAGTTGATCTGCAGCAAACAGACTTTACTGTCAGAATCCAACCTCCTGGAACAGAAAGTTTTGAGCTACAG GTGTCAGGCCAGATGCTGGTGGCAGAGCTGTGCCAGGTGTTAATGGATCATGAGCTTACCTGCCACCGCACATGTTTCTCCCTGCAGATGGGAGGCTTCACCCTCgacagcctcacagagctgtgCTCCCTGCAGGGCATCCAGGATGGAGCGCTGATCAAGGTGGTGGAGG ATTCTTACTCGGTGCGTGATGCACGTCTTCATCTCAGACATGTGCGTGACCTTCTGAGGAGTCTCGATCCTGCAGATGCATACAACGGTGTGAACGGCAGCTCACTGTCTTACCTCACCTTTTACACCAGAGGAGAAAAGG ATAGTGAGAGGGTGGGGATGAGACGAGCCTCTGAGAAGGAGTCTGTTGACTGCAGCCCTCCAGAATACATCCTCCCAGGAAGTAAGGACCGACCACTTACTCCACTGCAGCCAATAACAAATGACTGGAAG CCATTACAGTGTCTGAGGGTTCTGACCATGAGCAGCTGGAACCCGCCTCCAGGCAACAGGAAGATGCACGGAGACTTAATGTATCTCAATGTTCTCACTATGGAAGATAAAGAACTCAATATTACATCCTCTACACGTGGTTTCTACCTCAACCA GTCAACTGCCTTCCACTTCAACCCTAAACCTGCAGTTCCCAAGCTCCTTTGCCACTCTCTAGTCGAGCTATTGAGCCAAGTAAGCCCTGCTTTCAGGAAAAACTTCAGTGCCTTGCAGAAGAAGAG AGTCCAGCAACACCCCTATGAGCGGATAACAGCTCCTTTCCAGGTGTTCACCTGGACTGCCCGTCATGAAGACCACACTCTGGACTGTATCAGAGTGGAGGAGACACACACAAGTCACATGGGCCAGGACGAGCACACTGCTGGGCAG AGTCGGGACTGGAATGAGGAGCTTCAGGGAAGCAGGGAACTCTCCAGAAACTCCTACCAGGAGCGACTGCACAGAGACAGGAGCCTTTTCAAG ACCAACAGTGACtttgttgctgctgcaacaCGAGGTGCTGTAGCTGTTATCGACGGTAATGTCATGCCCTTAAATCCAGGGGAGGCCCCTCATATGCAAATGTTCATCTGGAACAACCTCTTCTTCAGTTTGGGGTTTGACATATCTGAGCACTACCACCCACTGGGGGGCAACAGTGCTgctcatgctgctgctgtctgtgacCTGAGAGGAGCACAG GCATATGCATCTGTCGACACAGAGGGGCTTTACACACTTGGGACGGCCGTGGTGGATTACCGTGGTATCCGTGTTATTGCTCAGACAATTGTTCCTGGGATACTGGAGAAAAATGAGGAGCAGAGTGTGGTCTATGGCTCTAATGACTACGGGGAAACGGTTTTTACACACCCAAG GTTTCTGGAGCTGCTGGATAAAACCAGTAAACCACTGAGACTCCAAAGACACCAGGTGCTTGACCACAACAACAGCCCAGTGGAGCTTTGCTCAGGCATAGAGACCAAAGGCATCCTGGGTAATGACGGTCGACCTTACATATTGGATCTTTTGCGGACCTTCCCCCCAGACCTTAACTTCCTTTTCTCAGAGACAAAGGTGAGGGGGGAGGAAGTGCCTAAGGAGTGCCAGAGCTTTGGTTTCCCACAGCGACATCCTCACAGCCTAGCCAGCCTCAGACCAGAGCTGATAGAGGCCTTTGTCCAACACAG GTATGAACTTTATGTTAAGATGGTGTCCCCAGGGCTCAGccagctgaaagaaaagaataaatcCACAGATCATCCAGTCTGTGAGTCAAGAACTGGAGATACAGCCACAGCTGATGCCGACATGG AATTTCAGAGAAGAAATATGATCATCAAAGCTTGCAAGGCTGTTGGATCAGTGAGTGACTCTTACTTTGACATCCGTTTCAATCCTGATGTTTGCTCTCCAG GTGTTCGTTTCTCATCCGTGTGTTTTGAGGATGTTCAGGGGCAGAGACAGTTGTTATGGGACGCAGCTGCTTTTCTGCTGTCCAGTCAGATTCCAGCTGTG CTGAAGGACTGCCTCGACCACACGGCAGTGCCGATGGATGGAGCGACCCTGACATCAGTGCTACATCAGCGGGGCGTGAATGTTCGATACCTGGGCACCCTGCTGCAGGAGCTGGACAGGGTGGAGGAGAAAGGGAGACTCAGCCACATAGAG AGAATTTCTGTCAGTGAAGTTATCATCAGAAGTGCAAAACACATCTTCAGGACCTATCTGCAG GATGTGGAGCCTGCTGCTTTTtcagcagctgtcagtcactTCCTAAACTGCCTCCTGGGTTCCTCCCCCTGCTTCCCTGACTCCTGCCCAGATGAACTGCTTTCTCGTCGCAGAAGCCGACGTCGTCGGAGCCACGGGAGTCGAGCCACCTTGCTGACAGACAACATGTGGGCTAGACTGACCCCTGGAGAGCTGTGGGGCAGGATCAGGACTGAGGCTGAAGATTATTACCACTACACattgcacag TAAAAGTATAGATGAAGTAATTGAAAAGCACAACCTTCAGAGAATCTCCCTGCTGAGAGAGATGGCCATCAAGACAGGCATCCAG GTGCAGCTGAGGGATTATGTGTTTGAGTCTCGACACAGGCCAGTGTTTGGTGAAGAAGATGTTGTCAACATGTTCCCAGTGGTCAAACATCTGAAACCAACATCAACAGATGCCACACAGCTTGTGCAGCATGCACAGGTGGCAGTACAGCAGG gacTTCTGAAAGATGGCTACGAATTGATTAGCCAGGCCCTGACTCTGTTCAGCAGTGTCTGTGGAGCCCTGCACGaggatgtgtgcatgtgtctacGTCTCCTTGGACGACTAAGCTACATCCTGGGGCAATATGCAGAT GCTTTTAGCCACCAAGAAAAGGCTGTTATGTGTAATGAGAGAATACAAGGTATAGACCATCCACAGACCATACAAGACTAC ACTTACCTGGCCCTGTACTGCTTTGCGGGAAACAATCATTCAACCTCCCTGCAGCTGTTGTATCGTGCTCGGTACCTCATTCTGCTTGTGAATGGAGCAGACCATCCACAAATCATACTGCTGGAT AGTATGCTGGGTCTTGTACTTCATGGACTGATGGAGTATGAGCTTTCCCTGAAGTTCCTACAGAATGCCTTAAATTTAACTTCAAAATATCACGGCACCGCATCCCTCAAGCATGCACACAG TCATCACCTACTCGCCACCGTGTATGAGAGTAAAGGAGAGTTTCGGTCGGCTCTGCAGCACGAAAAAGAGGCGTATTCGATATATAAGAGCCAg GTCGGCGTGAATCATGACCGTACAAAGGAAAGCTCAGAGTACCTACAGAGGCTGACACAGCAGGCTGTGATGCTTCAAAAAGCCATCAACCATATTTACAGTAACACCCCTGGTGCCTCGATTCCACCTCCAAAG TTTTCCACACCAAACCTTCTCACAATCCTTCAGCAGCTCAACCTTATATGTGGAATCATTCTCATACCCCTCAG tGCAAAGGAAGTTGCAGACCTGAAGACTGAgctgaaaggaaaggaaaaggtgGAAGAACTAAAAAATCAGTTATAG
- the ccdc92bb gene encoding coiled-coil domain containing 92Bb, whose translation MDAERLEQQVASVQRGIVFLKQEHLAMLTGLQLEITHLKRRCHELSCELDSRFPDRNTAEEEAELAARCEAAERLLQDQQCMMVAMRGELRAGQARASALGRSLREEERRFLDELKRRSHKITLLSRELQRQNVTTSTLCQELHMARLKLFQQRQSTEAAAEREEEPTEKEEEEEQEDEDDEDDEGEGSEWLLSPPPPASPSQPESRHRRRVSVREERVRACIPQERVTSPQRPHPMPDPALFLVPLRYRLLRLSQPIRTQDGEELEDEWEDIEDSSMHRRVDMGAGEGETAL comes from the exons ATGGATGCAGAGAGGCTGGAGCAGCAGGTGGCCAGTGTGCAGAGAGGAATCGTCTTCCTGAAGCAGGAGCACCTGGCCATGCTGACTGGCCTGCAGCTGGAGATCACACACCTGAAGAGACGCTGTCATG AGCTAAGCTGTGAGCTGGACTCCAGGTTtcctgacagaaacacagcag aagaggaggcagagctggcAGCACGTTGCGAGGCTGCAGAACGCCTCCTACAGGACCAGCAGTGCATGATGGTCGCTATGCGTGGGGAGCTGCGGGCTGGCCAGGCACGGGCATCAGCACTGGGAAGGAGTCTCAGGGAAGAAGAGCGGCGTTTCCTGGACGAGCTGAAACGCCGCAGCCACAAGATCACGCTGCTGAGTCGTGAGCTGCAACGCCAAAATGTCACTACGTCGACCCTCTGTCAGGAGCTCCACATGGCACGCTTAAAACTGTTTCAGCAACGGCAGAGCACAGAGGCTGCTGCAGAACGAGAGGAGGAACCCacagaaaaggaggaagaggaggaacaagaagatgaggatgatgaagatgatgaagggGAGGGCTCAGAATGGCTTCTATCACCACCTCCTCCCGCTTCTCCCAGCCAACCAGAGTCGAGACACAGGAGGCGTGTCAGTgtgagggaggagagggtgagaGCTTGCATCCCACAGGAGAGAGTGACATCACCACAGAGGCCACATCCCATGCCTGACCCTGCCCTCTTCCTGGTGCCACTTAGATACCGCCTCCTTCGCTTGAGTCAACCAATCAGAacacaggatggagaggagctggaggatgagTGGGAGGATATAGAGGACAGCAGCATGCACAGGAGGGTGGACATGggagcaggagaaggagaaacTGCTCTGTGA